One window from the genome of Desulforamulus ruminis DSM 2154 encodes:
- the hflX gene encoding GTPase HflX, with protein sequence MHEIAVVLDEQAVIVGVKLAGEEDGQLTESLEELVSLVDTAGATVSGRFVQNRQRPDTATFIGRGKVEELADYCQEVGANLIIFDRELSPAQARNLEERIGHKVIDRTQLILDIFARRAQTKEGKLQVELAQLKYLLPRLTGQGNQLSRLGGGIGTRGPGETKLETDRRRIRKRISDLEQELKEVQRHRALLRQDRKVEPLPLVSLVGYTNAGKSTLLRTLTGAEVLVEDKLFATLDPTTRRVVLPNNDIILLTDTVGFIQNLPHHLVAAFRATLEEVQEADLLLHVVDVSHPYCEEQIRAVDGVLESLKASHKPVIMVYNKMDLVKDSRSLPITGHPAVAISALSGQDIQQLLAKITEVLKERYSIIELTLPYAKTSLISLLHEKGKVLTEEYGETGIHIKVEISTVWADRVMSQL encoded by the coding sequence TTGCACGAGATTGCAGTGGTTTTGGATGAGCAGGCGGTGATTGTGGGAGTTAAACTGGCCGGGGAGGAAGACGGACAGTTAACCGAATCTCTGGAGGAACTGGTGAGTCTGGTGGACACGGCCGGGGCGACGGTGTCGGGCCGGTTTGTTCAAAATCGCCAGCGGCCGGATACAGCCACCTTTATCGGAAGGGGCAAAGTAGAGGAACTGGCAGACTACTGCCAGGAAGTAGGGGCGAATCTGATTATCTTCGACCGTGAACTTTCCCCGGCTCAGGCCAGAAATCTGGAAGAAAGAATTGGACATAAGGTGATTGACCGCACTCAGCTAATTCTGGATATTTTTGCCCGGCGGGCCCAAACCAAGGAAGGGAAGCTGCAGGTTGAACTGGCTCAGCTTAAGTATCTGCTGCCACGCCTTACAGGACAGGGAAACCAGTTATCCAGACTGGGCGGAGGAATCGGAACCCGAGGCCCCGGTGAAACCAAGCTGGAAACAGACCGGCGGAGAATCCGCAAACGCATTTCCGACCTGGAACAGGAGTTAAAAGAGGTGCAGCGGCACAGGGCCTTGTTAAGACAGGATCGGAAAGTGGAACCCTTGCCTCTGGTTAGTTTGGTGGGGTACACCAATGCCGGCAAAAGCACCCTGCTGCGCACCCTGACCGGGGCGGAGGTTCTGGTGGAAGACAAACTTTTTGCCACCCTGGATCCGACAACCAGACGGGTGGTGCTTCCGAATAACGATATCATCTTGTTAACGGATACCGTGGGCTTTATTCAAAACCTGCCTCATCATCTGGTGGCTGCCTTCCGGGCCACTCTGGAGGAAGTTCAGGAAGCGGATCTGCTGCTGCATGTGGTGGATGTTTCTCACCCCTATTGTGAAGAACAGATTCGTGCGGTGGATGGGGTTTTGGAATCCCTGAAGGCAAGCCATAAACCGGTGATCATGGTTTATAATAAGATGGATCTGGTAAAGGATTCCCGGTCCCTGCCTATCACCGGCCATCCGGCTGTGGCTATATCCGCTCTTTCCGGGCAGGATATTCAACAGCTTTTAGCAAAGATCACCGAGGTATTAAAGGAAAGATACTCCATTATTGAATTGACGCTTCCCTATGCCAAAACAAGCCTGATTTCATTGCTGCATGAAAAAGGAAAGGTCTTGACGGAAGAGTATGGCGAAACAGGCATTCACATCAAAGTGGAGATTAGTACCGTTTGGGCGGACCGGGTGATGAGTCAATTATAA
- a CDS encoding L,D-transpeptidase family protein, giving the protein MLTKVFPIATGRQRSFTPEGNFQVVNKQVNPPYYKKNIPGGSPWNPLGPRWLGLSAPGGAYGIHGNSNPASIGTYASDGCIRLRNEDILWLFDQVTVGTPVSIVWQDVGFEQYLVDNTPVKVYFNNQELPPEFRTFSHQDKPFIPLKQLCSLMSYQINWNSQANSIDISTPAAQICFNPDSKTLLINDQPIELADPPLIMDGISYVTQSTMETFFPVEVNWQAATRQLYLTTKPEMIEEIQKPQLVSSINPQFWQDADWLP; this is encoded by the coding sequence ATGCTGACAAAAGTATTCCCAATAGCCACCGGACGTCAGAGAAGCTTCACTCCGGAAGGAAACTTTCAAGTGGTCAACAAACAAGTGAATCCGCCCTATTATAAAAAGAACATTCCCGGCGGCAGTCCTTGGAACCCCCTCGGTCCCCGCTGGCTTGGTCTCAGCGCTCCGGGCGGGGCTTATGGAATTCATGGTAACAGTAATCCCGCATCCATCGGAACCTATGCCTCCGATGGCTGTATTCGGTTAAGAAACGAAGACATCCTGTGGCTCTTTGATCAGGTTACAGTGGGAACCCCGGTTTCAATTGTCTGGCAGGATGTAGGTTTTGAACAGTATCTCGTTGACAATACACCGGTAAAGGTATATTTTAATAACCAAGAACTGCCCCCGGAATTTAGGACCTTTTCTCACCAAGACAAACCTTTTATTCCTCTAAAACAATTATGCAGTTTGATGAGTTATCAAATTAATTGGAACAGCCAGGCCAACAGCATCGACATCAGCACACCGGCTGCCCAAATATGCTTCAATCCTGACAGCAAGACTCTGCTCATCAACGATCAGCCCATTGAACTGGCAGATCCACCCTTGATTATGGATGGTATTAGTTATGTTACCCAATCCACCATGGAAACCTTCTTTCCGGTGGAGGTAAATTGGCAAGCTGCAACCCGCCAGTTATACCTTACCACCAAACCCGAAATGATAGAGGAAATTCAGAAACCCCAATTGGTAAGCAGCATCAACCCGCAATTCTGGCAGGACGCAGACTGGCTCCCCTGA
- a CDS encoding alpha-hydroxy-acid oxidizing protein, translated as MDLKVIRAQAKEQLKGYCRVCPVCDGRACSGEVPGMGGTGSGIGFRNNLKALEAYQLNMRTLHGAKNPSIETELFGVPLASPIMAAPMTGTPYNMGGAISERDFIGMIVSGSKQAGTLGWTGDGADPAMYASGLEAIAAEQGHGIPIIKPRDQEVIKELIHRAEATGVKAVGVDIDGAGLVTMALKGQPVGPKTLDELKEIIHSTKLPFILKGIMTVDEAEAAVAAGASAIVVSNHGGRILDSTPGAAEVLPAIAAAVKGKIAVLADGGVRSGTDVLKLLALGADGVLVGRPLVVGAFGGGAEGVKGLLEKMAAELKQAMILTGCNSIKEIHAGVIYKPE; from the coding sequence ATGGATTTAAAAGTGATTCGAGCACAGGCCAAGGAACAACTCAAGGGTTACTGTCGGGTGTGCCCTGTTTGTGACGGTCGTGCCTGTTCCGGCGAGGTTCCCGGCATGGGTGGAACCGGCAGCGGAATTGGTTTCCGTAACAATTTAAAGGCTTTGGAAGCTTATCAATTAAATATGCGTACCCTTCACGGGGCTAAAAATCCCAGCATTGAGACCGAACTATTTGGCGTTCCGTTAGCCAGCCCCATTATGGCCGCTCCCATGACCGGTACTCCTTATAACATGGGCGGTGCCATCAGCGAGCGGGATTTCATTGGTATGATCGTTTCCGGCAGCAAGCAGGCCGGCACACTGGGTTGGACCGGCGACGGCGCCGACCCGGCCATGTATGCTTCCGGCCTGGAAGCCATTGCCGCGGAACAGGGGCACGGCATTCCCATTATTAAACCCCGGGACCAGGAAGTGATTAAAGAGCTCATCCACCGGGCGGAAGCCACCGGAGTAAAGGCAGTGGGTGTGGATATTGACGGGGCCGGCCTGGTCACCATGGCCCTTAAAGGTCAGCCCGTAGGCCCCAAAACCCTGGATGAGTTGAAAGAAATCATTCATTCAACAAAACTCCCCTTTATCCTCAAAGGCATCATGACGGTGGACGAAGCGGAAGCAGCGGTGGCTGCCGGAGCCAGTGCCATTGTGGTCTCCAATCACGGAGGCCGGATATTGGATAGCACTCCCGGCGCCGCAGAGGTACTGCCTGCCATCGCCGCCGCGGTAAAAGGTAAAATTGCCGTTCTGGCCGACGGTGGAGTGCGAAGCGGCACCGACGTGCTGAAGCTTCTGGCTCTGGGTGCCGATGGGGTTCTGGTGGGCAGACCCCTGGTGGTAGGCGCCTTTGGCGGAGGTGCTGAGGGAGTTAAAGGTTTACTGGAAAAAATGGCTGCGGAATTAAAGCAGGCCATGATTCTCACCGGCTGTAATTCCATTAAAGAGATTCATGCCGGGGTTATTTATAAACCGGAATAA
- a CDS encoding CBS and ACT domain-containing protein, translated as MFVKDVMITSPVTIPKSTPILEALEKMKRLKIRQLPVTDKGHLVGLVTERELLTVTPSPATTLSVFEMNYLLSKMVVSEVMVKDPITVSPETTIEEAALIMRENKANCLLVMEAEELAGIITQTDIFDAFIEFFGLRKAGTRLVLQTHDRVGALAELTDIIRDMNINIRGFVVHRKDHDTLHIVVRVNTVEPDQLVKELEARGIPVLSVS; from the coding sequence ATGTTCGTTAAAGATGTTATGATTACTTCCCCCGTTACCATTCCCAAGAGCACGCCAATTTTGGAAGCATTGGAAAAAATGAAAAGACTTAAAATTCGTCAACTTCCTGTAACGGATAAGGGTCATCTGGTAGGCTTGGTTACGGAACGAGAACTGCTGACCGTTACCCCTTCCCCGGCCACCACCCTTAGCGTTTTTGAAATGAATTATCTTCTATCTAAAATGGTTGTAAGTGAAGTGATGGTGAAGGACCCCATTACCGTCTCACCTGAAACCACCATTGAAGAAGCGGCACTCATTATGAGGGAGAATAAAGCAAACTGCCTGCTGGTTATGGAAGCAGAGGAACTGGCCGGCATTATCACTCAAACAGATATTTTTGACGCCTTTATTGAATTCTTTGGCCTAAGAAAAGCAGGCACCCGGCTGGTGCTGCAGACTCACGACCGGGTAGGGGCTCTGGCGGAGCTAACGGATATTATCCGGGATATGAACATCAATATCCGCGGCTTTGTGGTTCACAGAAAGGATCATGATACCCTTCATATTGTTGTGAGGGTCAATACCGTGGAGCCTGATCAATTGGTAAAAGAATTGGAAGCAAGAGGAATTCCGGTTCTTTCCGTAAGCTAA
- a CDS encoding flavin reductase — MTYKYYPVYVWQCTVCGQKFHGKNPPFHCPNCSSETNRHILVPPENSPAATPDGQNSIGLPGLNNLLYLVGSVQDGRANAMCCSSVTQVTYGPARVAVAVNKNNFTHDYIKVSGVLSISLLNKNQGAMAHHFGRNSGRQINKFEAYSQRSGKTGSPIIEGCLGYFDCRVNHTLTTDLDSHTLFIAEIVDADIKFEGSPLTYWEYLKHLSNYSSPT; from the coding sequence TTGACTTATAAATATTATCCTGTTTATGTCTGGCAATGTACGGTCTGCGGACAAAAATTTCACGGCAAAAACCCGCCTTTCCATTGCCCAAATTGTTCTAGCGAGACCAACCGGCACATTCTGGTACCGCCGGAGAATTCCCCGGCGGCTACTCCCGACGGGCAAAATTCCATTGGCCTGCCCGGGTTAAATAATCTTTTATATTTAGTGGGATCCGTTCAGGACGGCAGAGCCAATGCCATGTGCTGCAGCAGTGTAACCCAGGTGACTTATGGGCCTGCCCGGGTTGCGGTGGCAGTAAATAAAAATAATTTTACTCACGATTATATCAAGGTCAGCGGGGTTTTATCCATTTCATTATTAAACAAAAACCAAGGAGCCATGGCCCATCACTTTGGGAGAAATTCCGGCCGGCAGATCAATAAGTTTGAAGCCTATTCCCAAAGGTCCGGAAAAACCGGGAGCCCCATCATTGAAGGCTGCCTGGGTTATTTTGATTGCCGGGTAAATCATACCCTTACGACAGATCTGGATAGTCATACCCTGTTTATCGCGGAAATAGTGGATGCAGATATAAAATTTGAGGGTTCTCCTCTAACCTATTGGGAATATCTAAAACACCTGTCCAATTATTCGTCACCGACGTAA
- a CDS encoding class I SAM-dependent methyltransferase → MEEIVYLNMVKMECNHWWYKGRREIISKLLNLYLSPDMKILDAGCGAGGNMVFLEKYGSVMGIDISPEMVEHCKKIGLMARRESVTRLSFEDQSFDLVLCLDVLEHLENDQKALEELKRVLRPGGLLLITVPSFSWLWGRHDELNQHYRRYDSGELQQILQSAGFQVERSTYFNFFLLPPVWLVRKLGRMLPAFGGKTDFQFGCGRLNLFFYAVMKLEAVLMDYVNLPIGVSQLILARKKESSP, encoded by the coding sequence ATGGAAGAAATTGTTTACCTAAATATGGTTAAAATGGAATGTAATCACTGGTGGTATAAGGGCAGACGTGAAATAATTTCCAAATTATTAAATTTATACCTTTCTCCTGACATGAAAATATTGGACGCCGGCTGTGGAGCTGGTGGAAACATGGTTTTTTTGGAGAAATATGGTTCTGTGATGGGTATCGACATATCGCCAGAAATGGTAGAACATTGTAAGAAAATTGGGTTGATGGCTCGCCGGGAGTCGGTCACCAGGCTTTCCTTTGAGGATCAAAGCTTTGATTTAGTGTTGTGTTTGGATGTTTTGGAACATCTGGAGAATGACCAAAAGGCTCTGGAAGAACTAAAAAGAGTGCTTCGGCCCGGGGGGCTGCTGCTGATCACGGTGCCCTCATTTTCCTGGCTTTGGGGCAGACATGACGAATTAAACCAACATTATAGAAGATACGATTCCGGTGAACTACAGCAGATTTTGCAGTCCGCCGGCTTTCAGGTGGAAAGAAGCACTTATTTTAATTTTTTTCTTTTGCCGCCGGTATGGTTGGTCCGAAAACTGGGTAGAATGCTCCCGGCATTCGGGGGAAAAACAGATTTTCAGTTTGGTTGCGGAAGGTTAAATCTCTTTTTTTATGCTGTGATGAAGCTGGAAGCGGTATTAATGGATTATGTGAACCTGCCCATTGGGGTTTCCCAATTGATATTGGCCAGAAAAAAAGAAAGTTCTCCATAA
- the sdaAA gene encoding L-serine ammonia-lyase, iron-sulfur-dependent, subunit alpha encodes MKYHSVAEFVQLAEEQGITLGEVALEQEVLSSGRSREDVYAIMEKSLSVMEQAVERGMKEAVYSRSGLTGGDAQRLKQYADRGKSLSQGAILDAVNFALATSEVNASMGLVVATPTAGSSGVLPGCLLATGKKLGSSREKLVYALFNAGGIGFVIANNATISGAAGGCQAEVGAASAMAASAMVELAGGTPAQCAHGAAMALKNLLGLVCDPVAGLVEVPCVKRNSMGAAVAVVAADMALAGITSVIPCDEVIEAMYKIGTLLPSCLRETSLAGLATTPTGKALDQKINSGHKD; translated from the coding sequence TTGAAGTATCATTCGGTAGCCGAGTTTGTGCAGTTGGCAGAAGAACAGGGAATCACCCTGGGAGAGGTGGCCCTGGAACAAGAGGTCCTTTCCTCCGGGCGTTCCAGGGAAGACGTTTACGCCATCATGGAAAAGAGTCTTAGCGTGATGGAACAGGCTGTGGAAAGGGGTATGAAGGAAGCGGTCTATTCCAGAAGCGGCTTAACCGGCGGAGATGCCCAACGGTTGAAACAATATGCCGACAGAGGTAAAAGTTTGTCCCAGGGGGCCATTTTGGATGCGGTAAATTTTGCTTTGGCCACCTCTGAAGTAAATGCCTCCATGGGGCTGGTGGTAGCCACGCCCACGGCAGGTTCCAGCGGCGTATTGCCCGGATGCCTGCTGGCCACCGGTAAAAAGCTGGGCAGTTCCAGGGAAAAATTGGTGTACGCTTTGTTTAACGCCGGCGGCATCGGCTTTGTGATTGCCAATAATGCCACCATATCGGGAGCCGCCGGAGGCTGCCAGGCGGAAGTTGGCGCTGCTTCGGCCATGGCTGCTTCAGCCATGGTGGAACTGGCCGGAGGGACTCCGGCCCAGTGTGCCCACGGAGCGGCCATGGCCCTTAAAAACCTGCTGGGTTTGGTTTGTGATCCGGTGGCCGGATTGGTGGAGGTGCCCTGTGTAAAAAGAAACTCCATGGGCGCCGCGGTGGCGGTGGTAGCTGCGGATATGGCTCTGGCGGGTATTACCAGTGTGATACCCTGTGATGAGGTCATTGAGGCCATGTATAAAATTGGCACCCTGTTGCCTTCCTGTTTACGGGAAACTTCTTTGGCTGGACTGGCTACAACGCCAACCGGCAAAGCTTTGGATCAGAAAATTAATTCCGGTCATAAAGACTGA
- the sdaAB gene encoding L-serine ammonia-lyase, iron-sulfur-dependent subunit beta: MRYNTIFDIIGPIMVGPSSSHTAGAARIGKTARGIFGRQPTRAEITLYGSFAQTYRGHGTDIAIVGGILNLSPDDQGIVHSLNMVREKGVKVELKIVEEALDHPNTARIKLSDERGTLEIMGVSLGGGKISITEMNGFKISLSGESPTLLVFHQDRYGVIAQVAQVLARNEINIGHMEVARRSKGDEALMVIETDQELTAEHIEDVEKISHVYKVAILRP, encoded by the coding sequence ATGCGCTATAACACCATCTTTGATATTATTGGTCCGATTATGGTGGGCCCATCCAGTTCTCATACGGCGGGTGCGGCCCGCATAGGAAAAACTGCCAGGGGGATCTTTGGCCGGCAACCCACCCGGGCGGAAATCACGCTATATGGTTCCTTTGCTCAAACCTATCGCGGGCACGGGACGGATATTGCCATCGTGGGTGGTATACTGAACTTGTCTCCTGACGATCAGGGTATTGTTCATTCCTTGAATATGGTTCGGGAAAAAGGGGTAAAGGTAGAACTGAAGATTGTTGAGGAGGCACTGGACCACCCCAATACAGCCAGGATTAAACTTAGCGACGAGCGGGGAACCCTTGAGATCATGGGTGTTTCTCTGGGGGGTGGTAAAATATCCATTACCGAGATGAATGGATTTAAAATTTCTTTAAGCGGTGAGAGTCCCACCCTGCTGGTTTTTCATCAGGACCGTTACGGGGTCATTGCCCAGGTAGCCCAGGTATTGGCCCGCAACGAAATCAATATCGGCCATATGGAGGTAGCAAGACGCTCTAAAGGGGATGAGGCCTTAATGGTCATTGAAACCGATCAGGAATTAACGGCGGAGCATATTGAGGACGTTGAAAAAATATCTCACGTATACAAAGTGGCCATTCTCAGACCTTAA
- a CDS encoding MarR family winged helix-turn-helix transcriptional regulator codes for MEEPLVQQAEQLKDLIRTLNRKFRQYMLSQTNGCGFTVPQLHLMQELFQNPGITLGDLSIRLGLAKSTVSGIVDRLEKQGKVVRRRNENDRRVVHIDLLPQVMEFGHTLSLMRTNYLAGLLANMQERDIQGLLTGLEKLNQLMIQETDGPGAAVHDLD; via the coding sequence ATGGAAGAACCGCTCGTCCAACAAGCCGAACAACTGAAGGATTTGATCCGTACGCTGAATCGAAAATTTCGTCAATATATGCTGTCTCAAACCAATGGCTGTGGTTTTACGGTTCCCCAACTTCATTTAATGCAGGAATTATTTCAAAACCCGGGCATAACCCTTGGGGATTTAAGCATACGATTGGGTCTGGCCAAAAGCACGGTCTCAGGCATCGTGGACCGGTTGGAGAAGCAGGGCAAAGTGGTGCGCAGGCGTAACGAAAATGATCGCAGGGTGGTTCACATCGACCTCTTACCTCAGGTGATGGAATTCGGCCATACCCTTTCCCTAATGCGCACCAACTATCTGGCCGGTCTTCTGGCAAATATGCAGGAAAGAGACATTCAAGGACTTTTAACCGGCTTGGAAAAACTGAATCAGTTAATGATCCAGGAAACCGATGGCCCCGGCGCGGCGGTTCATGATTTGGATTAA
- a CDS encoding CBO0543 family protein, producing the protein MTYWVMFVLASWLAVLLLLRFQGIKEYWPAALISALVVYMVDMTGTELGAYRFTQAFLLNGVPVIYLGTVAALGLIYMRFYPRRHWEQLVYVFVIAGLFLFMEYLMMKVGNFHHKNWNFSNSYVLDLFGLMIISWLSTRVKVQEPLERRLRKRAKI; encoded by the coding sequence ATGACTTATTGGGTAATGTTTGTCCTGGCAAGCTGGCTTGCGGTTTTGCTCCTGCTCCGCTTCCAGGGGATCAAAGAATACTGGCCCGCTGCTCTGATCTCGGCCCTGGTGGTCTATATGGTGGACATGACAGGAACGGAACTGGGCGCCTACCGCTTTACGCAGGCTTTTCTGCTAAACGGGGTTCCTGTGATTTATTTAGGGACAGTGGCAGCCTTGGGCCTAATTTATATGCGTTTCTATCCCCGTAGGCATTGGGAGCAACTGGTTTATGTTTTTGTTATCGCCGGCCTGTTTCTTTTTATGGAATATCTTATGATGAAAGTGGGAAACTTTCATCATAAAAATTGGAATTTCTCGAATAGTTATGTCCTGGACCTTTTTGGTTTAATGATCATTTCCTGGCTGTCAACCCGTGTGAAAGTTCAGGAACCCCTGGAACGGCGGCTAAGAAAAAGAGCTAAAATCTAG
- a CDS encoding NAD(P)/FAD-dependent oxidoreductase, with the protein MDGVAIIGAGIAGLSCAVELERKGIRPVIFEQKHQVGSPFTFAPLLLNFMVPPMGDPAEKLKQEYQLALKTLAPLKSLMIKGPNAKYAIKGRLGHILLRGQGQQTIESQLSGMLKTPVRFQNYVKPEELLKDFNYLVVADGTNRWAKKLHIWQSAFQGWVRGATILGKFNPFRAGVWVNTDYCKGGLAYLAPMSSQKASLVLIVPNIQPAQLNSLWQKFLKEENIRGELVELWDVDYETGLLHTHRVGNTFFTGNSGGFVSSWFGSGVFTSIISGIQAARSIAGNADYEKNMGPYSHLLLRHTRFQKFWHRLDNRGIDRMLRLIFTPPLKQIFFHSNLNLLRVTDPLFQHLLKGTKDPIQP; encoded by the coding sequence ATGGACGGTGTCGCCATTATCGGAGCAGGAATTGCCGGTCTTTCCTGTGCCGTTGAACTGGAACGAAAGGGAATCAGGCCGGTTATTTTCGAACAAAAACACCAGGTGGGAAGCCCCTTTACCTTTGCACCCTTGTTATTAAATTTTATGGTTCCTCCCATGGGGGACCCGGCGGAAAAATTAAAACAGGAATACCAATTGGCACTGAAAACTCTGGCTCCCTTGAAAAGCCTTATGATAAAAGGACCCAACGCTAAGTATGCCATTAAGGGCCGGCTAGGTCATATTTTATTGCGGGGTCAAGGGCAGCAGACCATTGAGTCTCAACTGTCCGGGATGCTAAAGACTCCTGTCCGGTTTCAAAATTATGTCAAGCCGGAAGAACTCCTAAAGGATTTTAATTATCTGGTGGTGGCGGACGGGACCAACCGTTGGGCCAAAAAGCTTCATATTTGGCAAAGTGCTTTTCAGGGCTGGGTCCGGGGAGCTACCATTCTGGGTAAATTTAATCCCTTCCGGGCCGGTGTGTGGGTTAACACGGATTACTGCAAAGGAGGCCTGGCTTATCTGGCTCCCATGAGTTCCCAAAAGGCTTCTCTTGTTTTAATCGTTCCCAATATCCAGCCGGCGCAGTTGAACTCTCTTTGGCAAAAATTTTTAAAAGAAGAAAATATCCGGGGAGAACTGGTGGAATTATGGGATGTGGATTATGAAACCGGTTTGCTTCACACCCACCGGGTGGGCAATACATTTTTCACCGGGAACAGCGGAGGCTTTGTCAGCAGTTGGTTCGGTTCGGGAGTTTTCACCTCCATCATCAGCGGAATCCAGGCCGCCCGAAGTATTGCCGGTAATGCCGACTATGAAAAAAACATGGGCCCATATTCTCATTTACTGCTGAGGCATACCCGGTTCCAAAAATTTTGGCATCGTCTGGATAACCGGGGCATTGACCGGATGCTTCGCTTGATCTTTACTCCACCCCTCAAACAAATTTTCTTTCACAGCAACCTGAATTTATTGAGGGTCACCGACCCTCTGTTTCAGCATCTGCTAAAGGGAACCAAGGACCCAATCCAGCCCTAA
- a CDS encoding phenylacetate--CoA ligase family protein: MSVLLKPSAKNFDYDLLFEVQSGKLQRMIQRIYARSPFYRRKLDEAGIQPGDIQRVEDLAGVPFTTKGELRTGYPLGLQAVPEEEVVRIHSSSGTTGKPVIVPYTSTDVETWAEMMARCLKMAGVTPRDRVQVTPGYGLWTAGIGFQAGVERLGAMTIPTGPGNTDKQLELMEDLQTTVLIGTSSYGLLLAEEIQKRGLKDKVALRRGVFGSERWGDKMRARITEMLGIETFDIYGLTEIYGPGIGIDCSCHQGLHFWSDHLLFEIIDPVTGRPLPPGQQGELVITTLTKEGMPLLRYRTHDITRLRLEACSCGSPFPMMDRVLGRTDDMVKVKGVNIYPGQIDHVLRLSPGASSEYQILLTRQEGKDRIAIKVEAREGADYKTLADECRRNIKTRIGIQAEVEVVACGMLPRSEKKSKRVFDLREKDMV; this comes from the coding sequence ATGTCGGTGCTTTTAAAACCATCAGCCAAAAACTTTGACTATGATCTCCTTTTTGAGGTCCAGTCCGGGAAACTGCAAAGAATGATCCAACGGATCTATGCCCGGTCGCCTTTTTACCGGCGGAAACTGGATGAGGCCGGTATTCAGCCGGGAGATATTCAAAGGGTGGAGGATTTGGCCGGCGTGCCGTTTACCACCAAGGGAGAGCTGCGTACGGGCTATCCTTTGGGACTGCAGGCTGTTCCGGAGGAAGAAGTGGTGCGCATTCACTCCTCATCGGGAACCACCGGGAAACCCGTGATTGTACCTTATACTTCCACCGATGTGGAAACCTGGGCGGAGATGATGGCCCGGTGCCTCAAAATGGCCGGAGTTACCCCCCGGGACCGGGTTCAGGTTACGCCGGGTTACGGCCTGTGGACCGCCGGCATCGGATTTCAGGCCGGGGTGGAGCGCTTGGGCGCCATGACCATTCCTACGGGGCCGGGCAACACCGACAAGCAATTGGAGTTAATGGAAGATCTGCAGACCACCGTGTTGATCGGAACTTCTTCCTACGGGCTGCTGCTGGCGGAAGAGATTCAGAAGCGGGGTCTGAAGGATAAAGTTGCCCTGCGGCGGGGCGTATTTGGCAGCGAGCGCTGGGGAGATAAAATGCGCGCGCGCATTACCGAAATGCTGGGCATTGAAACCTTTGATATTTACGGCCTGACGGAGATTTACGGGCCGGGCATCGGCATTGACTGTTCCTGCCACCAGGGGCTGCACTTCTGGTCCGATCATCTTTTGTTTGAGATTATTGATCCTGTGACCGGGAGACCCTTGCCGCCGGGCCAACAGGGCGAGCTGGTGATCACCACTTTGACCAAAGAAGGGATGCCCCTGCTGCGCTATCGCACCCACGACATTACCCGCCTCCGTTTGGAAGCCTGCTCCTGCGGCTCTCCCTTCCCCATGATGGACCGGGTTCTGGGCCGGACGGACGACATGGTCAAGGTAAAAGGCGTGAATATTTATCCGGGTCAGATTGATCACGTTTTACGCCTGTCCCCGGGGGCCAGCAGTGAATACCAAATTCTGCTGACCCGCCAGGAAGGAAAGGATCGCATCGCCATCAAAGTGGAAGCCCGGGAGGGCGCCGATTACAAGACTTTGGCCGACGAGTGCCGCCGCAATATTAAAACCCGCATCGGCATTCAGGCCGAGGTGGAAGTGGTGGCCTGCGGAATGCTGCCCCGGTCGGAAAAGAAGAGCAAGCGTGTATTTGATTTAAGGGAAAAGGATATGGTATAA